A window of the Janthinobacterium agaricidamnosum NBRC 102515 = DSM 9628 genome harbors these coding sequences:
- a CDS encoding iron-containing redox enzyme family protein, with amino-acid sequence MLTMNMVDTDMKVQECPGRRLAESNDMGPTATDAATCVMLLQAERDYAGALEAAHACLSRMEHAHQYMAARSTSAPEVLQAWIDRLLAFIPDVKAGVELTHGDVEGARFVLTQYAPQGLLAGCVLQNIAHAGNCHETVALLGHRVHAWQAGEGDHARHHAVCYRRLLEQAGIYLPEISSERLASQVDMLAASWSLPAYRLSLAMFPARRQAEAIGAALFEVALGVPACIADAERALSTSLYSSVRATPRRNEALNFLRQAVEAIVGPAGTASPHADQVARGFMQSLQIWRQWCVAVHAEMHGNLRSARQAMVRMVAEKGRFAVGYHSRIKMQGQPFDELVVRDPVAFVEALGHSRWIRPGKPESSLLLTRLIAFGGPMFRIFSDAEIGVITRWITEMAEPAPCHGGSPVQRATPGLISPAPPQRPFVGAKYRPEARARALYHQLLNIEEFPQAHQEALRYALVWLGRCAGRRGCDAAPPPSYTQTAFRQWFESRALRQVAAYTLTDGAVGKSREEVVDEAVQICPMILADGAWIQRWTHAGLADTPVGALLYKIFSDEIGNGVEEYNHPNIYRDLMREMGVALPDFRSSEFSSLPIFDNDAFLVPAFWLSISLFPRRFLPETLGLNLAMELSGVGGAYRTASAELRHYGFSTLFVDLHNTIDNVSSGHSAMAAEAIELYMDSHVCSATPESIDRHWRRIRTGFLALSPPKAGWREWFAPPLYVV; translated from the coding sequence ATGCTCACGATGAATATGGTCGACACGGATATGAAAGTGCAGGAATGCCCAGGTCGTCGCCTGGCGGAGTCCAATGACATGGGGCCGACTGCCACCGATGCAGCAACGTGTGTCATGTTGCTGCAGGCGGAACGGGATTACGCCGGTGCCCTGGAGGCGGCACATGCATGCCTGTCGCGAATGGAGCACGCGCATCAATACATGGCCGCACGCAGCACCTCTGCGCCAGAGGTGCTGCAAGCCTGGATCGACCGACTGCTGGCATTCATTCCTGACGTTAAGGCAGGGGTTGAGCTGACGCATGGAGACGTTGAGGGGGCGCGTTTTGTATTAACGCAATACGCACCGCAGGGCTTGCTTGCAGGTTGCGTACTGCAAAATATCGCGCACGCCGGCAATTGTCATGAAACAGTTGCATTACTTGGACATCGGGTCCATGCATGGCAAGCTGGCGAGGGCGACCATGCGCGTCATCATGCCGTGTGCTACCGGAGGCTGCTGGAGCAGGCCGGCATTTACCTGCCGGAGATCTCCTCTGAACGGCTGGCTAGCCAAGTGGACATGCTTGCTGCATCGTGGTCATTGCCGGCATACCGGCTCAGCCTTGCAATGTTTCCTGCGAGGCGGCAGGCAGAAGCAATTGGCGCCGCGTTATTCGAGGTAGCGCTCGGCGTACCAGCATGCATTGCTGATGCCGAGCGGGCATTGTCAACGTCACTATATAGTTCAGTGCGAGCGACGCCGCGCCGCAATGAAGCGCTCAATTTCCTGCGCCAGGCGGTCGAGGCGATCGTCGGGCCAGCCGGTACCGCGTCGCCACATGCGGACCAGGTGGCGCGGGGCTTCATGCAATCGTTGCAGATCTGGCGCCAGTGGTGTGTCGCGGTACACGCGGAAATGCATGGCAACCTCCGTTCTGCGCGACAGGCCATGGTGCGCATGGTGGCGGAAAAGGGCCGCTTCGCGGTCGGATATCACAGCCGCATCAAAATGCAGGGACAACCGTTTGACGAACTGGTGGTGCGCGATCCGGTTGCATTTGTCGAAGCGCTTGGGCACTCGCGCTGGATCAGGCCAGGCAAGCCGGAATCCAGTTTGCTCCTGACGAGGTTGATTGCATTTGGCGGCCCCATGTTCCGTATTTTTTCAGACGCGGAAATTGGCGTGATCACCCGCTGGATCACTGAAATGGCTGAACCCGCACCTTGCCATGGCGGCAGTCCAGTACAGCGGGCGACGCCGGGACTGATCTCGCCGGCGCCACCGCAACGTCCATTTGTCGGCGCGAAGTATCGCCCGGAAGCACGTGCACGCGCCCTCTACCATCAACTGCTCAATATTGAAGAATTTCCCCAGGCGCACCAGGAAGCGTTGCGCTATGCACTGGTATGGCTGGGCCGTTGTGCCGGAAGGAGAGGCTGCGATGCGGCTCCGCCGCCAAGCTATACCCAAACCGCGTTCCGCCAATGGTTTGAATCGCGGGCCCTGCGGCAGGTGGCTGCCTACACCCTTACTGACGGTGCGGTCGGCAAAAGCCGTGAAGAAGTGGTGGATGAAGCCGTGCAGATCTGCCCAATGATATTGGCTGACGGAGCATGGATACAGCGATGGACGCACGCGGGACTGGCCGATACGCCGGTCGGTGCTCTGCTGTACAAGATTTTTTCCGATGAGATCGGGAACGGTGTCGAAGAATATAACCATCCGAATATCTACCGGGACCTGATGCGGGAGATGGGTGTGGCATTGCCTGATTTCCGCAGCAGCGAATTCAGCAGCTTGCCAATCTTTGATAACGATGCATTCCTGGTTCCCGCGTTCTGGCTCAGTATTTCGCTTTTCCCCCGCAGGTTCCTTCCTGAAACGCTGGGCTTAAACCTGGCCATGGAACTGTCCGGCGTCGGCGGCGCCTACCGTACTGCCAGCGCCGAGTTGCGCCATTACGGTTTCAGCACGCTGTTTGTCGATTTGCACAACACCATTGACAACGTCTCCAGCGGTCACTCCGCCATGGCAGCAGAGGCCATCGAACTGTACATGGACAGCCACGTGTGTAGCGCCACACCGGAATCGATTGACCGCCACTGGCGCCGTATACGCACCGGTTTTCTCGCGCTGTCGCCTCCGAAAGCAGGCTGGAGGGAATGGTTTGCGCCGCCGCTGTACGTCGTCTGA
- a CDS encoding phosphatidylserine decarboxylase family protein has protein sequence MNKRSYFHLFSTASTTHAPHVLEESNRIFSTHARKPARELDPAVRALLEFVEQPQNEFLRIYIGNMLDETNQKTPINIKTPADFFQQLDNALHSYPKYDANFIAALPFYAVLQPFMANKYGYFLFTNEQVRPYFADILKVYHTNLDGPESLVYLNASYGNWLSADARQYLSLDESVYDPDQPHGGFQSWNDFFIRPFKDINQSRPIAADHNAKDIISPVDGQVWKISKQVQQKAAFEIKGEQYYLTDLLDEAPQSELLQPFIDGLAVQIVLMPFNYHRWHAPVTGRIKKVKTVPGLFFAAPTPDQDYAASFPFLSHVNTRTIVFIEPQDASIGEIALIFVGLTEVSSCQATINEGDTVQLGDEIGYFAFGGSTCCMLFDKSKIAELYITDDTTLSDGGGQALADDKLSNIVQVRQTIASAL, from the coding sequence ATGAATAAACGTTCGTATTTTCATTTATTTTCCACCGCATCCACTACCCACGCCCCACACGTCCTGGAAGAGTCCAATCGCATTTTTTCAACACATGCCCGCAAGCCTGCGCGTGAACTGGATCCAGCGGTGCGGGCTTTGCTGGAGTTTGTGGAACAGCCGCAAAATGAGTTTCTCCGCATATACATCGGCAATATGCTGGATGAGACCAATCAGAAAACGCCGATCAACATTAAAACCCCGGCGGACTTTTTCCAGCAGTTGGACAACGCCTTGCACAGCTATCCGAAATATGATGCGAATTTTATCGCGGCGTTACCGTTTTACGCCGTTTTACAACCCTTCATGGCCAACAAGTACGGCTATTTCTTGTTTACTAACGAACAGGTCCGGCCTTACTTTGCCGACATTCTCAAGGTCTATCACACTAATCTGGACGGGCCGGAGTCGCTGGTCTATTTGAATGCCTCGTATGGCAATTGGCTCAGTGCCGATGCCCGGCAATACCTGAGTCTGGACGAATCCGTCTACGACCCGGACCAGCCGCATGGCGGCTTTCAATCATGGAACGATTTCTTCATACGTCCCTTCAAGGACATCAACCAGAGCCGCCCTATCGCTGCGGACCATAACGCCAAGGACATCATCAGCCCGGTTGACGGTCAAGTATGGAAGATATCAAAGCAGGTTCAGCAAAAGGCTGCTTTCGAGATCAAAGGTGAGCAATATTACCTGACCGATTTGCTGGATGAAGCCCCGCAAAGTGAGTTGCTCCAGCCATTCATAGACGGCCTGGCGGTGCAAATCGTATTGATGCCATTCAATTATCACCGCTGGCACGCGCCAGTGACGGGGCGGATCAAGAAGGTCAAGACCGTACCCGGCCTGTTCTTTGCGGCGCCCACGCCGGACCAGGATTACGCCGCGTCATTCCCATTCCTGAGCCATGTGAATACCCGTACCATCGTGTTCATCGAGCCGCAGGATGCGTCCATCGGCGAGATCGCCCTGATTTTTGTCGGCTTGACGGAAGTGTCCTCGTGCCAAGCCACAATCAACGAAGGCGACACGGTGCAGCTGGGGGACGAGATCGGGTATTTTGCCTTTGGCGGATCGACCTGCTGCATGCTGTTCGATAAATCAAAGATTGCGGAGCTGTACATTACCGACGACACGACCTTGTCGGATGGCGGCGGCCAGGCATTGGCTGACGACAAGCTCAGCAACATTGTGCAGGTGCGCCAAACCATCGCGTCGGCGTTGTGA
- a CDS encoding cryptochrome/photolyase family protein translates to MPPPQHTLRLILGDQLNLQHRWFSEVDPSTMYILMEVRQETDYVLHHAQKILAIFAAMRDMARQLREAGHQVHYIAIDDQESARSIPENIDALIKHYDACAFEYQAPDEWRLDEQLYQHGRRSPIRWMMVDSDHFYTSRNEAADIFAGRKQWLMEFFYRQMRSAHQVLMDDAGKPLGGQWNFDHDNRKPWRGVPAEPRDVRTLHDHSDLWRTIVAAGVQSFGAPKADQLPWALNRDQALQQLDAFIDTALPHFGDFQDAMNTRAWRLFHSLLSFALNVKMLNPREVVAKAEAAFHAGHAPLAAVEGFIRQILGWREYVRGVYWTHMPGYASKNFFGHQRALPHWFWDGKTKMNCLSHAITQSLEQAHAHHIQRLMVIGNFALLAGLDTAQVHRWYLGIYIDAFEWVELPNTIGMSQFADGGLLATKPYVSSAAYIDRMSDYCKGCHYDKKARIGERACPFNALYWDFFHRNAATLERNPRIGMAYRQLAKMDTAAIADFKEQARRVLADLNSL, encoded by the coding sequence ATGCCTCCACCGCAGCACACACTCCGGCTGATACTGGGTGACCAGCTCAATCTGCAACATCGCTGGTTCAGCGAAGTCGACCCATCCACCATGTATATCTTGATGGAAGTGCGGCAAGAGACTGATTATGTACTGCATCACGCGCAAAAAATCCTGGCGATCTTTGCGGCGATGCGCGATATGGCGCGGCAGTTGCGCGAGGCAGGGCACCAGGTGCACTACATCGCCATTGACGATCAGGAAAGCGCACGCTCGATCCCGGAAAATATCGATGCGCTGATAAAACACTATGACGCCTGTGCATTTGAATATCAAGCGCCCGACGAGTGGCGCCTTGATGAGCAACTGTATCAGCATGGACGCCGCTCGCCGATCCGATGGATGATGGTCGACAGCGATCATTTCTATACCAGCCGCAATGAAGCCGCTGATATTTTCGCCGGCCGCAAGCAATGGCTGATGGAATTTTTCTACCGCCAGATGCGCAGCGCGCACCAGGTATTGATGGACGATGCCGGGAAGCCGCTCGGCGGCCAGTGGAATTTTGATCACGACAACCGCAAGCCCTGGCGTGGTGTGCCGGCCGAACCGCGCGATGTCCGGACGCTGCATGACCATTCCGACCTATGGCGCACCATTGTGGCTGCGGGCGTCCAGAGCTTCGGCGCGCCCAAGGCCGATCAGTTGCCCTGGGCGCTGAACCGGGACCAAGCCCTGCAACAACTCGATGCCTTCATTGATACAGCGCTGCCGCATTTCGGTGATTTCCAGGATGCGATGAATACCAGGGCCTGGCGCCTGTTTCATTCGCTGTTATCGTTTGCGCTGAATGTCAAGATGCTGAATCCGCGCGAGGTCGTGGCCAAGGCGGAGGCGGCCTTCCATGCCGGCCATGCGCCGTTGGCCGCGGTGGAGGGCTTTATCCGGCAGATATTAGGGTGGCGTGAATATGTGCGTGGCGTCTACTGGACCCACATGCCTGGGTACGCCAGCAAGAATTTTTTTGGTCACCAACGCGCGCTGCCGCACTGGTTTTGGGACGGCAAGACCAAGATGAATTGCCTGTCGCATGCGATTACCCAGTCGCTGGAGCAGGCGCATGCGCATCACATCCAGCGCTTGATGGTAATCGGCAATTTTGCGCTGCTCGCCGGCCTGGATACGGCGCAAGTGCATCGCTGGTATCTGGGCATTTATATCGATGCCTTCGAGTGGGTGGAACTGCCCAATACCATCGGCATGAGCCAGTTCGCCGACGGCGGCCTGCTAGCCACCAAGCCGTATGTCTCCAGCGCTGCCTACATCGACCGCATGAGCGATTATTGCAAAGGCTGCCATTACGATAAAAAAGCGCGCATAGGCGAGCGGGCCTGCCCATTTAACGCGCTGTACTGGGATTTCTTTCATCGCAATGCCGCTACCTTGGAGCGCAATCCGCGCATCGGCATGGCCTATCGCCAGTTGGCGAAGATGGATACGGCGGCGATCGCTGATTTCAAGGAACAGGCGCGCAGGGTGTTGGCAGATCTGAATTCCTTGTGA
- a CDS encoding MFS transporter, which produces MHTSVSTASAPPLRSLLLILAIVAGVSIANIYYNQPLLDNIRLSFPHQDKWIGAVPGAGQIGFAIGMLMLAPLGDRLDRRRLILVQIVGLCLALIATAMASSLFMLIGAVFAIGVFASMAQQAGPFAAELAPATQRGHAIGTVMGGLLLGILLARTASGFVAEHFGWRAVFLAAVFPMITLAALVARYLPASHPTSTLTYPKLLASLWQLFLEFRLLREAALTGAALFAAFSLFWSILSLLLAHPPFNLGPAASGLFGIVAAAGAVTAPWAGKCSDRWGSRRAISLAIGLVALSFVIFSFSGASLAGLVIGVIVLDVGLQVAQTPNQSRIFALAPAARSRLNTVYMICYFCGGALGSAVGIFAWQTFGWPGACAAGIFFSAVAAGSHFRGNGISG; this is translated from the coding sequence ATGCACACATCCGTGTCAACGGCCTCCGCGCCACCACTACGCAGCTTGCTGCTGATACTCGCCATTGTCGCCGGCGTTTCGATCGCTAACATTTACTATAATCAACCATTGCTCGACAACATACGGCTATCGTTCCCTCATCAGGACAAGTGGATCGGCGCCGTGCCTGGCGCCGGTCAAATTGGCTTCGCCATCGGCATGCTGATGCTGGCTCCACTGGGCGACCGGCTGGACCGCCGCCGGCTGATCCTGGTGCAGATCGTCGGGCTCTGCCTGGCGCTCATTGCGACGGCGATGGCGTCGTCCCTGTTCATGCTGATTGGCGCGGTCTTTGCCATCGGCGTATTTGCCAGCATGGCGCAACAGGCAGGACCGTTTGCCGCCGAGCTCGCTCCCGCAACGCAGCGCGGCCATGCCATCGGTACCGTCATGGGCGGGCTGTTACTGGGCATATTGCTGGCCCGGACAGCGTCGGGCTTCGTCGCGGAACATTTTGGATGGCGCGCGGTGTTCCTGGCGGCGGTCTTCCCGATGATAACGCTGGCCGCGCTGGTGGCCAGATACTTGCCAGCCAGTCATCCCACCTCGACACTGACGTACCCCAAACTGCTGGCTTCCTTGTGGCAGCTGTTCCTGGAGTTTCGCCTGTTGCGCGAAGCCGCGCTGACCGGCGCCGCCTTGTTTGCCGCGTTCAGTCTGTTCTGGTCCATTCTTTCCTTATTACTTGCTCATCCGCCATTCAATCTCGGGCCGGCGGCGTCCGGGCTGTTCGGCATCGTTGCCGCCGCGGGAGCGGTCACGGCGCCATGGGCCGGCAAATGCTCCGACCGCTGGGGCTCGCGGCGGGCCATTTCCCTCGCAATCGGACTGGTCGCGCTATCTTTTGTCATCTTTAGTTTCTCGGGAGCCAGTCTGGCCGGCCTGGTGATCGGTGTCATCGTATTGGATGTCGGGCTGCAAGTTGCGCAAACACCCAATCAGTCACGCATCTTCGCCCTGGCGCCGGCAGCGCGCAGCCGCCTGAATACGGTGTACATGATTTGCTATTTTTGTGGCGGCGCACTGGGATCGGCCGTCGGTATTTTTGCCTGGCAGACTTTCGGTTGGCCAGGCGCATGCGCAGCCGGCATCTTTTTCTCCGCGGTGGCGGCGGGCAGCCATTTTCGAGGCAATGGAATATCCGGCTAA
- a CDS encoding alpha/beta hydrolase, with product MTVLMLLLTLAIGQQAGAAPHRHAKSVTPENCYDDSDPGEIRLWNGPAPGAAGDDACQDIPYLRVFPARDGERAGPAMLLLAGGGYDHLTNQKEQAPVATYFSQRLNMTTFVLYYRLVRPDGTYRYPVPMWDGQRALKLIRHRARELHIDPKRIGVFGFSAGGHLATTLALHPDDDFGLPLRDAVDASSGKVDMLGLGYPVISMDPAVYGKSNTRSHLLEGYHGGQLRQLEASLSGQNNVGPHAPPVFLFVSMDDQRIDPQNSVIFGDALKAAGISADIHLFPHGAHGVGLATDMPEEQVWPELFQKWLIRQRFID from the coding sequence ATGACTGTTTTGATGTTGCTGTTGACGCTGGCAATCGGCCAGCAGGCTGGCGCCGCGCCGCACCGCCACGCCAAGAGCGTGACGCCGGAAAACTGCTACGACGACTCCGATCCTGGCGAAATCCGCCTGTGGAACGGCCCGGCGCCCGGCGCCGCCGGCGATGACGCCTGCCAGGATATTCCGTATCTGCGGGTATTCCCGGCCCGCGACGGCGAGCGCGCCGGACCGGCGATGCTGCTGCTTGCCGGCGGCGGTTATGACCACCTGACCAATCAGAAGGAACAGGCGCCGGTGGCCACTTATTTTTCGCAACGCCTGAACATGACCACCTTCGTGCTGTATTACCGGCTGGTGCGGCCTGACGGCACTTACCGTTATCCGGTGCCGATGTGGGATGGCCAGCGCGCGCTGAAGCTGATACGGCATCGCGCCCGCGAACTGCATATCGACCCGAAACGCATCGGGGTATTCGGCTTTTCAGCGGGCGGCCATCTGGCGACCACGCTGGCACTGCATCCGGACGACGATTTCGGCTTGCCGCTGCGCGACGCGGTCGATGCCAGCTCCGGCAAGGTCGATATGCTCGGCCTCGGCTATCCGGTCATTTCGATGGATCCGGCGGTCTATGGCAAGTCGAATACGCGCAGCCATCTGCTGGAAGGCTATCACGGCGGGCAATTGCGCCAGCTGGAGGCGAGCCTGTCCGGCCAGAATAATGTCGGTCCCCATGCGCCGCCGGTTTTTCTGTTCGTCAGCATGGATGACCAGCGCATCGATCCGCAAAACAGCGTGATCTTCGGCGATGCGCTGAAGGCGGCCGGTATCAGCGCCGACATCCATCTGTTTCCACACGGCGCGCACGGCGTGGGCCTGGCGACGGACATGCCGGAAGAACAAGTCTGGCCCGAGCTGTTCCAGAAGTGGCTGATACGCCAGCGCTTTATCGACTGA